The following are encoded together in the Vespa velutina chromosome 3, iVesVel2.1, whole genome shotgun sequence genome:
- the LOC124947514 gene encoding endoribonuclease Dcr-1 isoform X2, with protein MENKSAEFIARPYQIDLYEKAMESNTIIYLPTGTGKTFIAMMVLKKLSVDIQKLYSQGGKRTIFVVNTVPLVTQQAEYIARHTGLSCKGYCGDMKVDFWTKEIWLKELDEQQVLVMTSQIFLDIINHAYLHLNKINLIIFDECHRAVNDHPMRQIMQRFEQCKITEQPKILALSATLLNSNVKLANIMELIKNLEITFHSKIATVNNVKGYCTNPEEIVIHYETYTYPESWHSVVTYLQNLIEFLNVTSIPTNRDYNESSKEFKTKTVNEELMNLIEDIKKQIDTTGLYGVNKCILLHLIQLEYKKRSIDDQNGIYIFEYMITELFKLRKLLEDEMKNYTDQQKIFEFSSDQVLQLFKLLKNFNDNKLDNQKFCCIIFVKRRSTAKILYHILKEIHTHDERYKFLLPDYTIGFNNNPYKNYKEVLCMSKWNREVLHRFRNGLSNCVIATDILDEGVDIPVCTLVIRFDLPTDFRSYIQSKGRARYSSSQYVIMLSKNDHNYIKKHMLFKNIDLSLQEILIGKSEYRIEPTAEEIKENLYSYIIEPYIVKINENTTSILTEQAAINLINRYCSLLLKSKFVSLYPTWKLHKIEENKTFQVSLKLPSLSPLKEVVFGDIMPSIDAAKKSAAFKTCVKLHLLGELSNNLLPSINDISDNTEYLFPNWINEDSQTNQPGTTRKKRYHKLKYPEALYGAFPSEGTVLHLHILSAEPVYSIPQDNRNLVFYNLLHDQAGYGILSTKSIPQIPSFPIYMNVGELNVNIKVDYATMILTNEQIEELKIFHTTIFTNIVSVIKPFMTFDNDNLDNSFLIVPTNNENEIDWNVVKKYKYISYIKSLAPLKNVDYELALIVPNYRSSPNVYVVTQVCDDLAPNSCFPTNDFLTYAHYYNQKHELKISDLNQSMLEVKPISMKINCIKPRNMKSGLSKRKRADALEDYDEHLVPELCCKVEFPALYWLKATTLPSILHRISQLLIALDLREIIFKEANLGTSLNDLLNHNWPPLVINIQESESKTEQMSEGTFDEIIQTGQPVLDLNGPEIDVLNTDANLYPWSKEQEPPDINRNAEQIQLIDIEYYCHFMSDTSNSEMLSKERKTKIINYKSKPKVSIPTLEILEANDETGPDPVLIMQVSPNVLYEIHIPEEERFSGYISENTKNEMQAKVLNWAAAESQTGIEYYIGVQMVPDKAVADCVEALISVYLKSMGMVGAVKLLMWFGILPLHTDINALLYSVTQKPEVSVGDPNFYMPWAETIEKNMNYKFRNRIYLLQAFSHPSYTENNITDDYQRLEFLGDAIIDFLITGYIHQYWELLSPGEITDLRSALVNNITFACLTVKYGLHTALLSYSPQLNDIIDRFVKFQEERNYVVDNENLWILLEEEECNMAEYVDVPKVLSDIFESFIGAVYLDTNKNIKQVWELLFALMYKEIDAFSRDVPKQPVRLIYETLGSNAKFLSATLIEGTNTIMVPLEITNKRKSKLFHGFGANKKQAKCAAAKQALKYLRCKNE; from the exons GAGTTAGATGAGcaacaa gTTTTAGTGATGACAAGTCAGATATTTctagatattataaatcatgcatatttacatttaaataaaataaatttgataatttttgacGAATGTCACAGAGCTGTAAATGATCATCCTATGCGTCAAATTATGCAGAGATTTGAACAATGTAAAATTACAGAACAGCCTAAAATATTAGCATTATCTGCAACTTTACTTAATTCTAATGTAAAATTGGCTAATATTATGGAATTAATTAAG AATTTAGAAATAACATTTCATTCAAAAATAGCAACAGTAAATAATGTAAAGGGATATTGTACAAATCCAGAAGAAATTGTAATTCATTAtgaaacatatacatacccAGAAAGTTGGCATAGCGTAGTAAcctatttacaaaatttaatagaatttttaaatgttacatCTATTCCAACTAATCGAGACTATAACGAATCCAGTAAAGAGTTTAAAACAAAAACTGTAAATGAAGAACTTATGAATCTtatagaagatataaaaaaacaaatagatacAACAG gtTTATATGGtgttaataaatgtattctaCTACACTTAATCCAATTAGAATACAAAAAGAGATCTATTGATGATCAA AATggaatatatatctttgaataTATGATaacagaattatttaaattaagaaaacTCTTGGAAGATGAAATGAAGAATTATACAGatcaacaaaaaatatttga GTTTTCATCAGATCAAGTCCTCcaactttttaaattattgaaaaattttaatgataataagttaGACAACCAGAAATTTTGTTGCATTATTTTTGTGAAACGTAGATCCACTGCTAAAATATTGTACCATATTTTAAAG GAAATACACACTCACgatgaaagatataaatttttacttcCGGATTATACTATAGGTTTTAATAACAATccttacaaaaattataaagaagttTTATGTATGTCTAAGTGGAACAGAGAGGTTTTACATag ATTTAGAAATGGATTAAGTAATTGTGTTATAGCAACAGATATTCTTGATGAAGGAGTTGATATACCTGTTTGCACGCTTGTAATACGTTTTGATCTACCAACAGACTTCCGATCTTATATTCAAAGTAAAGGACGCGCTCGTTATTCGTCAAGTCAATATGTTATTATGTTAAGTAAAAATGATCacaattatattaagaaacatatgctatttaaaaatatcgatttgtcATTACAAgag atattaatagGAAAATCTGAGTATCGTATAGAACCTACCGCAgaggaaattaaagaaaatctgtattcttatataattGAGCCATATatagtgaaaataaatgaaaacacCACAAGTATACTGACAGAACAAGCtgcaattaatttaataaatagatattgcagtttattattgaaatctaAATTTGTATCTTTATACCCAACATGGAAATTGCATAAAatagaggaaaataaaacatttcag GTATCCCTTAAATTGCCAAGTCTATCTCCACTTAAAGAAGTAGTGTTTGGTGATATTATGCCTTCCATAGATGCAGCTAAAAAATCCGCTGCTTTTAAAACTTGcgtaaaattacatttacttggcgaattatcaaataatttattgccatctataaatgatatatcagATAATACAGAATATCTTTTTCCGAATTGGATAAATGAAGATTCACAAACAAATCAACCTGGTActacaagaaagaaaagatatcacAAACTTAaa tATCCAGAAGCATTATATGGTGCATTTCCTTCAGAAGGAACTgttttacatttacatattcTTAGTGCTGAACCAGTATATTCAATACCACaggataatagaaatttaGTATTTTATAACTTGTTACATGATCAAGCAGGATATGGAATACTTTCAACGAAGTCAATCCCACaa ATTCCATCATTCCCTATCTACATGAATGTTGGAGAGCTGAATGTTAATATCAAAGTTGACTATGCAACAATGATTTTAACTAATGAACAAattgaagaattaaaaatttttcatactaCAATATTTACTAATATTGTATCTGTTATTAAACCATTTATGACATTTGATAATGATAACCTTGATAATTCTTTCCTTATTGTACCAA ctaataatgaaaatgaaatagattggaatgttgttaaaaaatacaaatatatttcttatattaaatcTCTAGCACCATTAAAAAACGTTGATTACGAATTAGCATTGATTGTTCCTAATTATAGATCATCTCCAAATGTATATGTTGTCACACAAGTATGCGATGATCTTGCGCCGAATTCATGTTTTCCaacaaatgattttcttaCTTATGCTCATTATTACAATCAAAaacatgaattaaaaataagtgATTTAAATCAATCGATGTTAGAAGTAAAAccaatttcaatgaaaattaattgtataaaaccACG AAATATGAAGTCTGGCTTAAGTAAACGAAAACGTGCAGATGCACTTGAAGATTACGATGAACATTTAGTACCAGAATTATGTTGTAAAGTTGAATTTCCTGCATTATATTGGCTTAAAGCGACTACGTTACCATCCATCCTTCATAGAATTTCACAATTATTAATTGCATTAGATCTAagagagattatttttaaagaggCAAATTTGGGTACTTCGCTGAATGATCTCCTAAACCATAATTGGCCTCCTTTGGTCATAAATATACAAGAATCGGAATCTAAAACAGAACAAATGTCAGAAGGTACATTTGATGAAATTATACAAACTGGCCAGCCAGTATTAGATTTGAATGGACCTGAAATCGATG tTCTTAATACTGATGCAAATCTATATCCTTGGTCAAAAGAACAAGAACCACCAGATATAAACAGGAATGCTGAGCAAATccaattaattgatattgaatattattgtcattttatgTCGGATACATCTAATTCAGAAATG ctttCTAAGGAACGTAAAACTAAAATAATTAACTACAAAAGTAAACCTAAAGTATCAATACCAACTTTAGAAATTCTAGAAGCAAATGATGAAACAGGACCAGATCCAGTACTAATTATGCAg gTATCTCCAAATGTGTTATATGAAATTCACATAcctgaagaagaaagattctCTGGATATATAagtgaaaatacaaaaaatgaaatgcaAGCGAAAGTTTTGAATTGGGCTGCTGCAGAATCACAAACTGGTATTGAGTATTACATAGGTGTACAAATGGTTCCAGACAAAGCAGTTGCAGATTGTGTAGAAGCCCTAATAAGTGTTTATCTTAAA AGTATGGGAATGGTAGGAgctgtaaaattattaatgtggTTTGGTATTTTGCCTTTGCACACTGACATTAATGCATTATTGTATTCTGTTACACAAAAACCAGAAGTTAGTGTTGGAGATCCAAACTTCTATATGCCATGGGCTGaaacaatagaaaagaatatgaattATAAGTTTCGAAATAGGATATATTTGTTACAG gcTTTTAGTCATCCATCTTAcacagaaaataatataacagatGATTATCAGAGATTGGAATTTTTAGGTGACGCTATTATTG attttttaattacaggGTACATTCATCAATATTGGGAATTATTAAGTCCTGGTGAAATTACAGATCTTAGATCTGcacttgtaaataatattacatttgcaTGCTTAACTGTAAAATATGGCTTACATACAGctcttttatcttattctccacaattaaatgatattattgacagatttgtaaaatttcaaGAAGAAAGGAATTATGTAGTTGATAACGAG aatCTCTGGATTTTgcttgaagaagaagaatgtaaTATGGCCGAATACGTTGATGTTCCTAAAGTTTTAAGTGATATATTTGAATCTTTCATAGGAGCTGTTTATTTagatactaataaaaatattaaacaagtTTGGGAACTGTTATTCGCTCTTATGTATAAAGAAATCG atgcCTTTAGTAGAGATGTTCCGAAGCAACCTGTGCGTTTAATCTATGAAACGTTAGGATCAAATGCCAAATTTTT aTCTGCAACCTTAATAGAGGGTACAAATACTATTATGGTACCTttagaaataacaaataaaagaaaatcaaaattatttcacgGATTTGGTGCCAATAAAAAACAAGCTAAATGTGCAGCAGCAAAGCAAGCTTTGAAATATTTGCGTTgcaaaaatgaatga
- the LOC124947514 gene encoding endoribonuclease Dicer isoform X1 — translation MENKSAEFIARPYQIDLYEKAMESNTIIYLPTGTGKTFIAMMVLKKLSVDIQKLYSQGGKRTIFVVNTVPLVTQQAEYIARHTGLSCKGYCGDMKVDFWTKEIWLKELDEQQVLVMTSQIFLDIINHAYLHLNKINLIIFDECHRAVNDHPMRQIMQRFEQCKITEQPKILALSATLLNSNVKLANIMELIKNLEITFHSKIATVNNVKGYCTNPEEIVIHYETYTYPESWHSVVTYLQNLIEFLNVTSIPTNRDYNESSKEFKTKTVNEELMNLIEDIKKQIDTTGLYGVNKCILLHLIQLEYKKRSIDDQNGIYIFEYMITELFKLRKLLEDEMKNYTDQQKIFEFSSDQVLQLFKLLKNFNDNKLDNQKFCCIIFVKRRSTAKILYHILKEIHTHDERYKFLLPDYTIGFNNNPYKNYKEVLCMSKWNREVLHRFRNGLSNCVIATDILDEGVDIPVCTLVIRFDLPTDFRSYIQSKGRARYSSSQYVIMLSKNDHNYIKKHMLFKNIDLSLQEILIGKSEYRIEPTAEEIKENLYSYIIEPYIVKINENTTSILTEQAAINLINRYCSLLLKSKFVSLYPTWKLHKIEENKTFQVSLKLPSLSPLKEVVFGDIMPSIDAAKKSAAFKTCVKLHLLGELSNNLLPSINDISDNTEYLFPNWINEDSQTNQPGTTRKKRYHKLKYPEALYGAFPSEGTVLHLHILSAEPVYSIPQDNRNLVFYNLLHDQAGYGILSTKSIPQIPSFPIYMNVGELNVNIKVDYATMILTNEQIEELKIFHTTIFTNIVSVIKPFMTFDNDNLDNSFLIVPTNNENEIDWNVVKKYKYISYIKSLAPLKNVDYELALIVPNYRSSPNVYVVTQVCDDLAPNSCFPTNDFLTYAHYYNQKHELKISDLNQSMLEVKPISMKINCIKPRNMKSGLSKRKRADALEDYDEHLVPELCCKVEFPALYWLKATTLPSILHRISQLLIALDLREIIFKEANLGTSLNDLLNHNWPPLVINIQESESKTEQMSEGTFDEIIQTGQPVLDLNGPEIDVLNTDANLYPWSKEQEPPDINRNAEQIQLIDIEYYCHFMSDTSNSEMLSKERKTKIINYKSKPKVSIPTLEILEANDETGPDPVLIMQALITSGNDVFDQERLEILGDSYLKFIISLYLYSVFPTYNEGRLTALKGKIIGNRNLYYCGIKKSIPGCMKVDDFIPMSTFIPPAYTTFRPLQKILLEAKVSPNVLYEIHIPEEERFSGYISENTKNEMQAKVLNWAAAESQTGIEYYIGVQMVPDKAVADCVEALISVYLKSMGMVGAVKLLMWFGILPLHTDINALLYSVTQKPEVSVGDPNFYMPWAETIEKNMNYKFRNRIYLLQAFSHPSYTENNITDDYQRLEFLGDAIIDFLITGYIHQYWELLSPGEITDLRSALVNNITFACLTVKYGLHTALLSYSPQLNDIIDRFVKFQEERNYVVDNENLWILLEEEECNMAEYVDVPKVLSDIFESFIGAVYLDTNKNIKQVWELLFALMYKEIDAFSRDVPKQPVRLIYETLGSNAKFLSATLIEGTNTIMVPLEITNKRKSKLFHGFGANKKQAKCAAAKQALKYLRCKNE, via the exons GAGTTAGATGAGcaacaa gTTTTAGTGATGACAAGTCAGATATTTctagatattataaatcatgcatatttacatttaaataaaataaatttgataatttttgacGAATGTCACAGAGCTGTAAATGATCATCCTATGCGTCAAATTATGCAGAGATTTGAACAATGTAAAATTACAGAACAGCCTAAAATATTAGCATTATCTGCAACTTTACTTAATTCTAATGTAAAATTGGCTAATATTATGGAATTAATTAAG AATTTAGAAATAACATTTCATTCAAAAATAGCAACAGTAAATAATGTAAAGGGATATTGTACAAATCCAGAAGAAATTGTAATTCATTAtgaaacatatacatacccAGAAAGTTGGCATAGCGTAGTAAcctatttacaaaatttaatagaatttttaaatgttacatCTATTCCAACTAATCGAGACTATAACGAATCCAGTAAAGAGTTTAAAACAAAAACTGTAAATGAAGAACTTATGAATCTtatagaagatataaaaaaacaaatagatacAACAG gtTTATATGGtgttaataaatgtattctaCTACACTTAATCCAATTAGAATACAAAAAGAGATCTATTGATGATCAA AATggaatatatatctttgaataTATGATaacagaattatttaaattaagaaaacTCTTGGAAGATGAAATGAAGAATTATACAGatcaacaaaaaatatttga GTTTTCATCAGATCAAGTCCTCcaactttttaaattattgaaaaattttaatgataataagttaGACAACCAGAAATTTTGTTGCATTATTTTTGTGAAACGTAGATCCACTGCTAAAATATTGTACCATATTTTAAAG GAAATACACACTCACgatgaaagatataaatttttacttcCGGATTATACTATAGGTTTTAATAACAATccttacaaaaattataaagaagttTTATGTATGTCTAAGTGGAACAGAGAGGTTTTACATag ATTTAGAAATGGATTAAGTAATTGTGTTATAGCAACAGATATTCTTGATGAAGGAGTTGATATACCTGTTTGCACGCTTGTAATACGTTTTGATCTACCAACAGACTTCCGATCTTATATTCAAAGTAAAGGACGCGCTCGTTATTCGTCAAGTCAATATGTTATTATGTTAAGTAAAAATGATCacaattatattaagaaacatatgctatttaaaaatatcgatttgtcATTACAAgag atattaatagGAAAATCTGAGTATCGTATAGAACCTACCGCAgaggaaattaaagaaaatctgtattcttatataattGAGCCATATatagtgaaaataaatgaaaacacCACAAGTATACTGACAGAACAAGCtgcaattaatttaataaatagatattgcagtttattattgaaatctaAATTTGTATCTTTATACCCAACATGGAAATTGCATAAAatagaggaaaataaaacatttcag GTATCCCTTAAATTGCCAAGTCTATCTCCACTTAAAGAAGTAGTGTTTGGTGATATTATGCCTTCCATAGATGCAGCTAAAAAATCCGCTGCTTTTAAAACTTGcgtaaaattacatttacttggcgaattatcaaataatttattgccatctataaatgatatatcagATAATACAGAATATCTTTTTCCGAATTGGATAAATGAAGATTCACAAACAAATCAACCTGGTActacaagaaagaaaagatatcacAAACTTAaa tATCCAGAAGCATTATATGGTGCATTTCCTTCAGAAGGAACTgttttacatttacatattcTTAGTGCTGAACCAGTATATTCAATACCACaggataatagaaatttaGTATTTTATAACTTGTTACATGATCAAGCAGGATATGGAATACTTTCAACGAAGTCAATCCCACaa ATTCCATCATTCCCTATCTACATGAATGTTGGAGAGCTGAATGTTAATATCAAAGTTGACTATGCAACAATGATTTTAACTAATGAACAAattgaagaattaaaaatttttcatactaCAATATTTACTAATATTGTATCTGTTATTAAACCATTTATGACATTTGATAATGATAACCTTGATAATTCTTTCCTTATTGTACCAA ctaataatgaaaatgaaatagattggaatgttgttaaaaaatacaaatatatttcttatattaaatcTCTAGCACCATTAAAAAACGTTGATTACGAATTAGCATTGATTGTTCCTAATTATAGATCATCTCCAAATGTATATGTTGTCACACAAGTATGCGATGATCTTGCGCCGAATTCATGTTTTCCaacaaatgattttcttaCTTATGCTCATTATTACAATCAAAaacatgaattaaaaataagtgATTTAAATCAATCGATGTTAGAAGTAAAAccaatttcaatgaaaattaattgtataaaaccACG AAATATGAAGTCTGGCTTAAGTAAACGAAAACGTGCAGATGCACTTGAAGATTACGATGAACATTTAGTACCAGAATTATGTTGTAAAGTTGAATTTCCTGCATTATATTGGCTTAAAGCGACTACGTTACCATCCATCCTTCATAGAATTTCACAATTATTAATTGCATTAGATCTAagagagattatttttaaagaggCAAATTTGGGTACTTCGCTGAATGATCTCCTAAACCATAATTGGCCTCCTTTGGTCATAAATATACAAGAATCGGAATCTAAAACAGAACAAATGTCAGAAGGTACATTTGATGAAATTATACAAACTGGCCAGCCAGTATTAGATTTGAATGGACCTGAAATCGATG tTCTTAATACTGATGCAAATCTATATCCTTGGTCAAAAGAACAAGAACCACCAGATATAAACAGGAATGCTGAGCAAATccaattaattgatattgaatattattgtcattttatgTCGGATACATCTAATTCAGAAATG ctttCTAAGGAACGTAAAACTAAAATAATTAACTACAAAAGTAAACCTAAAGTATCAATACCAACTTTAGAAATTCTAGAAGCAAATGATGAAACAGGACCAGATCCAGTACTAATTATGCAg GCGCTTATAACTAGTGGAAATGATGTGTTTGATCAAgaaagattagaaattttaggagattcttatttaaaatttattatatctttatatttgtattccGTTTTTCCAACTTATAATGAAGGTCGTTTGACTGCACTTAAAGGAAAAATCATTGGAaatcgaaatttatattattgtggTATCAAAAAGTCTATCCCAGGATGCATGAAAGTCGATGATTTTATACCAATGAGCACATTTATTCCTCCAGCTTATACAACATTCCGCCctttacaaaaaattttattagaagctaag gTATCTCCAAATGTGTTATATGAAATTCACATAcctgaagaagaaagattctCTGGATATATAagtgaaaatacaaaaaatgaaatgcaAGCGAAAGTTTTGAATTGGGCTGCTGCAGAATCACAAACTGGTATTGAGTATTACATAGGTGTACAAATGGTTCCAGACAAAGCAGTTGCAGATTGTGTAGAAGCCCTAATAAGTGTTTATCTTAAA AGTATGGGAATGGTAGGAgctgtaaaattattaatgtggTTTGGTATTTTGCCTTTGCACACTGACATTAATGCATTATTGTATTCTGTTACACAAAAACCAGAAGTTAGTGTTGGAGATCCAAACTTCTATATGCCATGGGCTGaaacaatagaaaagaatatgaattATAAGTTTCGAAATAGGATATATTTGTTACAG gcTTTTAGTCATCCATCTTAcacagaaaataatataacagatGATTATCAGAGATTGGAATTTTTAGGTGACGCTATTATTG attttttaattacaggGTACATTCATCAATATTGGGAATTATTAAGTCCTGGTGAAATTACAGATCTTAGATCTGcacttgtaaataatattacatttgcaTGCTTAACTGTAAAATATGGCTTACATACAGctcttttatcttattctccacaattaaatgatattattgacagatttgtaaaatttcaaGAAGAAAGGAATTATGTAGTTGATAACGAG aatCTCTGGATTTTgcttgaagaagaagaatgtaaTATGGCCGAATACGTTGATGTTCCTAAAGTTTTAAGTGATATATTTGAATCTTTCATAGGAGCTGTTTATTTagatactaataaaaatattaaacaagtTTGGGAACTGTTATTCGCTCTTATGTATAAAGAAATCG atgcCTTTAGTAGAGATGTTCCGAAGCAACCTGTGCGTTTAATCTATGAAACGTTAGGATCAAATGCCAAATTTTT aTCTGCAACCTTAATAGAGGGTACAAATACTATTATGGTACCTttagaaataacaaataaaagaaaatcaaaattatttcacgGATTTGGTGCCAATAAAAAACAAGCTAAATGTGCAGCAGCAAAGCAAGCTTTGAAATATTTGCGTTgcaaaaatgaatga